A stretch of the Zeugodacus cucurbitae isolate PBARC_wt_2022May chromosome 6, idZeuCucr1.2, whole genome shotgun sequence genome encodes the following:
- the LOC105217349 gene encoding ARL14 effector protein, giving the protein MDADSELTEGVGALRMSLRERPRKQQSDRRLRERSEDLKFLEDFDPEKSNREKRKLKRKLTNPRSSVYDEYGHMRHNGMDICDCLDERCPGCWFECKNCGSTRCGVQCRVNRKQFVDEITFDGKDVVIKNKFTL; this is encoded by the coding sequence ATGGATGCTGATAGCGAACTAACCGAAGGTGTCGGCGCACTGCGTATGTCGTTGCGTGAACGACCACGCAAACAACAGTCAGACCGTCGTCTGCGCGAGCGTTCGGAAGATCTCAAGTTCCTAGAAGATTTTGATCCGGAAAAATCAAATCGTGAGAAGCGCAAGTTGAAACGAAAGCTAACCAACCCACGTTCCTCTGTTTACGATGAGTACGGTCATATGCGCCATAATGGCATGGATATATGCGACTGCCTGGACGAAAGGTGTCCTGGTTGTTGGTTTGAATGCAAAAACTGTGGCTCCACACGCTGTGGCGTACAGTGTCGTGTGAATAGAAAACAGTTTGTGGATGAGATTACATTTGATGGTAAAGATGtggtgataaaaaataaatttacacttTAG